GGGGCTGCTGTGGTCGCGGGCCGGCGCGGTGCTGGACGTGCTGCATGATGGCAGCATCGACCCAGACCGGATCGTGGCGCTGTGGGACAAACAGGCCCGCCGGGTCCTGGATGCGCTGGGATGGCAGGACGAGACCCTGACCCACCGCCGTTATGACGGCGGGGTCAGCCTCGCCCTCTCGGCCCCGATGGACCAGCTCTATTCGGCGATTTTCGCGGCGCAAACCGCGTGGCATTTCTGCGCCGCCGACCTGCTGGACCGGGAACCGGGCGATTTCGCCGCGATGGTGGACGATGTCCGGGGGGTGATGGCGCGCGAGGCCAACCCGCCCCTGCCCGCCCTGATCGCGGCGGCGGCGGACCACGGCATCGACATCCTGTGCGACGATGACGACATCTCGATCGGCCAGGGCACCGGGTCGCGGACGTGGCCCGTCCACGACCTGCCGGCGCCGGGCGACGTGGACTGGGCGGCGCTGCATGACGTGCCGGTGGCGATGATCACCGGCACCAACGGCAAGACCACGACCACCCGGCTCTGCGCGGCGATTGCCACGGCGGCGGGCCGGGTGGCGGGGCTCACCTCGACCGAGTTCGTGATGGTCGGCGGCGACATTCTCGACCGGGGCGATTACTCCGGTCCCGGCGGCGCACGGCTGCTGCTGCGCGACCGGCGGCTGGAAACCGGGTTTCTCGAAGTGGCCCGCGGCGGCATCCTGCGGCGCGGCCTGCCCACCCGCCATGTCCGCGCGGCGCTGGTCACCAATGTCGCCGCCGACCATCTCGGCCAGTATGGCGTCAACACGGTGCCCGAACTGGCACAGGCCAAGTTCGCGGTGCACCGGGCGCTGGCCCCCGGTGGGGTGCTGGTGCTGAACGCCGACGACCCGCATGTGGTCGACGAGGCCGCGCGCACCCGCGCCACGACCTGGTGGTTCGCCCTGTCGCCCGATGCGGCGAAAATCGGCGCGGCCCGCGCCGCCGGCACGCCCTGTGCCTGGGCCGACACCGGCAACCTGTGGTTCTTTGACGGCACCACCGCACATGACATCATGCCCGTCGCCGATATCCCGATCGCGATGGGCGGCGCGGCGCGGCACAACATCGCCAATGCGCTCGGCGCGCTGTGCCTGTCGCGCGCGCTGGGGATCGGCGATGAGGCGATCCGCGCCGGCATGGCCCGTTTTCGCCCCGATGCCAGCGACAATCCGGGCCGGTGTAACGAGTTCGCGGTGAACGGCGCCCGGGTCTTCGTGGATTTCGCCCATAATCCCCATTCCATCGCGGCGATGGCCGACACGATGGCGGCGATCCCCGCCAAGCGCCGCTTCGCCATGCTCAGCCATGCCGGCGACCGCTCGGACGGCGATATCCGCGACCTGACCATGGGGGTGCTGGCGCTGGACCCCGATATGGTGGTGGCCGCCGAGATCGAGGATTACCTGCGCGGGCGCAGCCCCGGCGAGCTGCCGGCGCTGATCCGCCGGACCTGTCTCGATGCGGGCATGGCCGCCGATGCGGTGCTGACCGCCGGATCGCCGCGCGATGGCGCCGAACGCATCCTCGACATGGTCGGGCCCGGCGACCTGGCGCTGCTGCTGGTGCTGTCCGACCGCGCCCGCGTGTTCGAGTTGCTGGAGCAGCGCGGAATCGCCGTTTGACCTGCATCAAGGCCCCTCCCCGCCCGCCGCATAGACTGGTGGCGATGGAAGGGAGGCCTCAATGCAAAACCCATCTGTACTCAGGAAACACGCGGCGCTTCTGGACCACATGGCCGACCGGCTGGGTGTCGATCTGGAAGAGGCGACCATGCGCGGCGAATTGCGGGTCTCGGAGCTGACCGACGCGGTGCTGTCCTGCACCGCCTGCGCCGATCCCACCGCCTGCCGCCACTGGCTGGATGCCGCCGCCGACGGCGCCGGGGCCACCCCCGGCTTCTGCCGCAATTCCGCGCTGCTCGGGCAGTTGCAGGACAAGCTGTCGATCTGACGGGGACGACATGAACATTCCGTTTTCGGCGGTCGAGCCGCTCGACCGGCACTATTGGCTTGCCCGGTCGGTGGCGCGTATCATCGGCGTCGATCCGACCCGCGCGATGGCGCAGGGGCGCGTCGACAGCGACAGCTACGCCGAAATGATCAAGACCTGCCGGGATGGCGATTGCGCCGCCATCTGCCTGCGGTGGCTGGGCGATCCGGCCAGCGACCGCAACCGCGCGCCGCAGGGATGCGCCATCGCCGAGGCGCTGGAACGGCTGCGCTGATCACGCTGGCGCGCCCTCCGCGCCGGTGCTAGGACCGCGATCATGCAGGTCTTTGACGCGATTTTCACCGACCGCGGGTCGAAATACGCCGTCTCCGGCGGCAAGGTCGGCAGCCGGGACGAGGCGGTGGAGTTCGTCAAGACGCTGTGCCGGACCCGAAAATTCGCCCGCGCCACCCATAACAGCTGGGGCGTGTTGCTGCCCGAGGGCCCGCTCAAGAATGACGACGGCGAATCCGGCGCGGGCATGGTGATCCTGCGGATGCTCGAACGCGAGGGGCTCGAGGGCGAGATCGTCGTGGTCACCCGCTGGTTCGGCGGCCGCAAGCTGGGCGGCGACCGGTTCCGCCGCGTGCAGGACGCGGTGCGCCACTACCTGGACAACCGGGGCTAGAGATCCTTGTGGGTGCCGTCGCAGAGCGGTGCGTTGCCGGTCTGCTTGCAACCGCAAAAGAACACCCGGCCATCCTTCTCGGCCACATATTTCACCGGTTCGAATCCCGTCTCCTTGTGGCTGCCGTCGCAGAATGGCTGCCGGGACGACCGGCCGCAGGCACACCAGAAATAACTCTTGCCCGCCGAAACCTCGACCGGATACGGGGCCTTCTGCGCGATTTGCGGTGCGTCGGACATCTGGATACCTCCCTGCTGGTGCCGTCCTGTCCATCGTGGCCGCCCGAACCGGTGCAGGCAAGCCTTGCGGGGGACAGGGCGCAGCGATAGTTTGGCCGCCACCACAATCCGAGGACCATACCTTGAGCCATCCCGTCGCGATCACCGGCACCGGTGTCTTCACCCCTGAGCATGTCGTCACCAATGCCGAACTGGTCGAGGCCTTCAACGCCTATGTCGACCGGATGAACGCCGAGAACGCCGAGGCCATCGCCGCCGGCGAGATGGAACCGATGGTCTATTCCTCCGAGGAATTCATCGTCAAGGCGAGCGGGATCAGGAACCGCTATGTGATGGACAAGTCCGGCGTTCTGGATCCGCAGGTGATGTATCCCCAGCTGCGCCAGCGCGACGATGACGAACCGGGCATCATGACCGAAATGGCGCTGGATGCCTGCCGCAAGGCGCTGGCGCAGGCGGACCGCGACCCCGCAGACGTGGACGCCGTGATCTGTGCCGCGTCGAACCTCGAACGCGCCTATCCGGCGGTCGCGATCGAGATCCAGGCCGCGCTTGGCGCGGGCGGCTTCGCCTTTGACATGAACGTGGCCTGTTCCTCGGCCACTTTCGGCATCCAGGCCGCCGTGGACATGATCCGGGCCGGGTCGATCCGGTCGGCGCTGGTGGTCAATCCCGAGATCTGCTCGGGTCACCTGGAATGGCGCGACCGCGACTGCCATTTCATCTTCGGCGACGTGGCCACGGCGGTGCTGCTCGAACGCGCCGAGGATGCCAGCGGGCCATATTTCGAAGTGCTGTCGACCCGCTGCGCCACGCAGTTCTCGAACAATATCCGCAACAACAACGGCTTTCTGCGCCGGTCCCGCCCCGACGGGATGACGGATCGCCGCGACATGCAGTTCATGCAGAACGGCCGCAAGGTGTTCAAGGAAGTGCTGCCGATGGTCAGCCGCCACATTGCCGATCACATGACCGGCGAAGGCGTGGCCGACACCGATCTGAAACGGCTGTGGCTGCACCAAGCCAACAAGACGATGAACGATTTCATCGGCCGCAAGGTGCTGGGGCGCGATCCCGAACCGGGCGAGCAACCCAATATCCTGCAGGATTATGCCAACACCTCGTCCGCCGGGTCGATCATCGCGTTTTCGAAACATTCCGACGATCTCGAAGACGGCGACCTGGGCCTGATCTGCTCCTTCGGCGCCGGCTACTCGGTCGGTTCGGTGCTGGTGCGCCGCCGGAACTGAGACCGGGCGGCGATGGCGGGCCGGGTCAGACGCATTCCTCTTCGAGGTGCAGTTTCATGTCGATCAGCACCTGTTGCAGCAGCACGGTTTCCTTGAGCAGCCGCTTGGCCTCGTTGATGGTGATGATCCCGTCCTCGATCGCCTGCTGATATTCGGTCATCAGCATCGCGAACCGCTGGCTGAGCGCGATCACATCCGCGTTCACCCCGCCGTCGCGTTCGGCATTGGGGGACCGGTCATCCCATGACAACGTGATGTTCTTCAGGTCCGCCAGCGCGCTGGTCACATGCGGGAATGTCGCCACCGCCTCGAGCCGCGCCGCGGCGTCGATGGGCATGAACCGGTCGGCATGTTCGTCATTGTCCGAGTAATACCGCCCCAGCGTCGCCTTGGATTTGCCGGTGATCTGGCAGGCAGCTTCGATCCCGACGTCCTTGACCAATGCCTCCGTGTGTTTCTTCAGGTAGGTCCCGACATCGGCCATGATACTTGTCCTGTTCTACTGCCCGCGCCCCGGTTTCGGGGAAAGTCACGGCTCTTTTCCCGCTGATTTTAACCAGTTTTGCGCCCATATCAATGATATCGATTAATCGACCGAGGTTCGGTAACGAGTGGCCGGATTGTTTTCTCCCGGTACGGAATAGGGCCAGCCGTGGCCGCACGGCCACAAACCGGCCCTCCGGCGTCATCGCCGCGGTGTCACGACCGTCCAACCCCCAGGAGCCATTCGCTCCGGACTGTGGCATCCGCGGCGGTGGCGTTATTGGCGCATCAGCTTGCCCATCGCGGCGCCAGACCCTAGACCCGGGCCATGGCCAAGCTGTTCTTCAACTACTCCACGATGAATGCCGGCAAGACGACCGTTCTGTTGCAGGCATCGCACAATTACCGCGAAAACGGGATGCAGACCTACCTGCTGACCGCCGCCATCGACGGGCGGGCCGGCCGGGGCCGGATCGCGTCGCGCATCGGCATCGACGCCGAGGCGGACATCTTCGCGCCCGGCGACGACCTGTTCGCGCGCATCTCCCGGCGGCTGGATCAGGGGCCGGTCGCCTGCGTGTTCGTGGACGAAGCGCAGTTTCTCGAACCCGGCCAGGTCTGGCAACTGGCGCGGGTGGTGGACGATCTGAACCTGCCGGTACTGGCCTACGGGCTGCGGGTCGATTTCCGCGGCGAGCTGTTTCCGGGCTCTGCCGCGCTGCTGGCGCTGGCGGACGAGATGCGCGAGGTGCGCACGATCTGCAAATGCGGACGCAAGGCCACGATGGTGATTCGACAGGACGAGGCCGGCAACATCATCACCTCGGGCGCCCAGGTGCAGATCGGCGGCAACGAAACCTATGTTTCGCTCTGCCGCCGGCACTGGCGCGAAGCAACCGGCGACCGGCCCGCCGCCAGCGCCTGACAGCCCCCGCTAGACCGGGTTCGGCAGCGGCCCCCCCGCCGCAAAGGCCGCCAGATTGTCCAGCGCCATCATGCCCATCCCGGTGCGCACCTCTTCGGCCGCGGTGCCCAGATGCGGCAGCAGGGTTGCGTTTTCCATCGCGATCAGCGCCGCCGGAACCCGCGGTTCGAATTCGTAGACATCGA
This is a stretch of genomic DNA from Pukyongiella litopenaei. It encodes these proteins:
- a CDS encoding Mur ligase family protein, translating into MEPVEIIEEALDVPIPDAPALRLDDARRLTGPGLLWSRAGAVLDVLHDGSIDPDRIVALWDKQARRVLDALGWQDETLTHRRYDGGVSLALSAPMDQLYSAIFAAQTAWHFCAADLLDREPGDFAAMVDDVRGVMAREANPPLPALIAAAADHGIDILCDDDDISIGQGTGSRTWPVHDLPAPGDVDWAALHDVPVAMITGTNGKTTTTRLCAAIATAAGRVAGLTSTEFVMVGGDILDRGDYSGPGGARLLLRDRRLETGFLEVARGGILRRGLPTRHVRAALVTNVAADHLGQYGVNTVPELAQAKFAVHRALAPGGVLVLNADDPHVVDEAARTRATTWWFALSPDAAKIGAARAAGTPCAWADTGNLWFFDGTTAHDIMPVADIPIAMGGAARHNIANALGALCLSRALGIGDEAIRAGMARFRPDASDNPGRCNEFAVNGARVFVDFAHNPHSIAAMADTMAAIPAKRRFAMLSHAGDRSDGDIRDLTMGVLALDPDMVVAAEIEDYLRGRSPGELPALIRRTCLDAGMAADAVLTAGSPRDGAERILDMVGPGDLALLLVLSDRARVFELLEQRGIAV
- a CDS encoding DUF6455 family protein, which codes for MQNPSVLRKHAALLDHMADRLGVDLEEATMRGELRVSELTDAVLSCTACADPTACRHWLDAAADGAGATPGFCRNSALLGQLQDKLSI
- a CDS encoding DUF6455 family protein — encoded protein: MNIPFSAVEPLDRHYWLARSVARIIGVDPTRAMAQGRVDSDSYAEMIKTCRDGDCAAICLRWLGDPASDRNRAPQGCAIAEALERLR
- a CDS encoding YigZ family protein — its product is MQVFDAIFTDRGSKYAVSGGKVGSRDEAVEFVKTLCRTRKFARATHNSWGVLLPEGPLKNDDGESGAGMVILRMLEREGLEGEIVVVTRWFGGRKLGGDRFRRVQDAVRHYLDNRG
- a CDS encoding CDGSH iron-sulfur domain-containing protein; translation: MSDAPQIAQKAPYPVEVSAGKSYFWCACGRSSRQPFCDGSHKETGFEPVKYVAEKDGRVFFCGCKQTGNAPLCDGTHKDL
- a CDS encoding beta-ketoacyl-ACP synthase III, encoding MSHPVAITGTGVFTPEHVVTNAELVEAFNAYVDRMNAENAEAIAAGEMEPMVYSSEEFIVKASGIRNRYVMDKSGVLDPQVMYPQLRQRDDDEPGIMTEMALDACRKALAQADRDPADVDAVICAASNLERAYPAVAIEIQAALGAGGFAFDMNVACSSATFGIQAAVDMIRAGSIRSALVVNPEICSGHLEWRDRDCHFIFGDVATAVLLERAEDASGPYFEVLSTRCATQFSNNIRNNNGFLRRSRPDGMTDRRDMQFMQNGRKVFKEVLPMVSRHIADHMTGEGVADTDLKRLWLHQANKTMNDFIGRKVLGRDPEPGEQPNILQDYANTSSAGSIIAFSKHSDDLEDGDLGLICSFGAGYSVGSVLVRRRN
- a CDS encoding thymidine kinase is translated as MAKLFFNYSTMNAGKTTVLLQASHNYRENGMQTYLLTAAIDGRAGRGRIASRIGIDAEADIFAPGDDLFARISRRLDQGPVACVFVDEAQFLEPGQVWQLARVVDDLNLPVLAYGLRVDFRGELFPGSAALLALADEMREVRTICKCGRKATMVIRQDEAGNIITSGAQVQIGGNETYVSLCRRHWREATGDRPAASA